A stretch of Gemmatimonadaceae bacterium DNA encodes these proteins:
- the arsD gene encoding arsenite efflux transporter metallochaperone ArsD: MPPVASVGKHTLSGTVAVFDPAMCCATGVCGPGVDPALLTIARDLRWLEAQGVRVHRAGLGQEPQAFVANAKITGLMQAFGDGALPAVLVNDDVLVYGRYATRDELVKGLSATALEHASNAKADDSGGRAPGTGCR, translated from the coding sequence ATGCCGCCCGTTGCTTCCGTCGGCAAGCACACGTTGTCGGGCACGGTTGCCGTGTTCGATCCGGCTATGTGCTGTGCCACCGGCGTTTGCGGGCCCGGCGTGGATCCTGCTTTGCTCACAATAGCGCGTGATCTGCGTTGGCTGGAAGCGCAGGGCGTTAGGGTGCATCGCGCCGGGCTGGGTCAGGAGCCGCAGGCGTTCGTCGCCAACGCCAAGATCACCGGACTGATGCAGGCATTCGGCGACGGCGCACTGCCGGCGGTGCTCGTGAATGACGACGTCCTGGTGTACGGTCGCTATGCTACGCGCGACGAACTGGTGAAGGGACTCTCGGCAACAGCGCTTGAACATGCCAGCAACGCGAAAGCCGATGACAGCGGCGGCCGCGCACCAGGCACCGGATGTCGCTGA
- a CDS encoding TRC40/GET3/ArsA family transport-energizing ATPase, protein MSLNDMTTRHLFFTGKGGVGKTTVASATALQLAECGYRTLIVSTDPASNLDDVFGMAAGTTPTSVPGVSFLWIMNIDPEAAAAAYREHMVRPYRGVLPDAAIRSMEEQLSGACTVEIAAFHEFTASLADATLTAMFDRVVFDTAPTGHTLRLLSLPSAWSGFLDTSSSGASCLGPLAGLEQHRAQYSATVDALADPNATTVVLVTRAEMSAMREAARAGDELAALGISRQRLVVNGVLTDDPGGDPVAEAYASRQSDALTTMPSRLVALPTIHVPLIASNLTGLDALRVFAAAMMAPLSPASAPANATMLTSGRSTSTPSPVTHAPAGSTGIDTDITANSAIAGYGQLRELVAQIAADGHGVVMTMGKGGVGKTTLAASLALALARAGRRVHLSTTDPAAHVEAAVGADVPTALIVSRIDPVVETARYSADVIGAADMAAAAVGGLDINERALLEEDLRSPCTEEIAVFRAFARTVAEAGDAFVVLDTAPTGHTLLLLDAAESYHREVARTAGSHVPEEVRALLPRLRDARYTKMLLVTLAESTPVQEASRLQDDLRRAGIEPYGWVVNASLAASGTQHPLLAARAQLELPHLARVRDELAARAWITPWTATPER, encoded by the coding sequence ATGTCGCTGAACGACATGACCACGCGCCACCTGTTCTTCACCGGTAAGGGTGGCGTTGGCAAGACCACCGTGGCAAGCGCGACGGCACTGCAGTTGGCCGAATGCGGATACCGCACGCTCATCGTGAGCACCGATCCGGCATCGAACCTCGACGATGTCTTCGGAATGGCTGCCGGTACGACCCCCACGTCGGTGCCTGGTGTGTCGTTTCTCTGGATCATGAACATCGACCCGGAGGCCGCCGCGGCAGCATATCGTGAGCACATGGTACGTCCGTATCGTGGCGTGCTGCCCGATGCCGCGATCCGCAGCATGGAAGAACAACTCTCCGGTGCCTGCACGGTCGAGATTGCCGCGTTCCACGAGTTTACGGCATCGCTCGCCGATGCGACGCTGACCGCGATGTTTGATCGAGTGGTGTTTGATACCGCGCCCACCGGACACACCTTGCGCTTGCTCAGCCTGCCCAGTGCATGGAGTGGGTTTCTCGACACGTCGAGCAGTGGCGCCAGCTGCCTTGGGCCGCTGGCCGGACTCGAGCAGCATCGGGCGCAGTACTCGGCCACGGTCGATGCCCTGGCCGATCCGAACGCGACCACCGTCGTACTGGTGACGCGCGCCGAGATGAGCGCCATGCGCGAGGCCGCCCGAGCCGGCGATGAACTCGCGGCACTTGGCATTTCGCGCCAGCGTCTGGTAGTGAACGGCGTCCTCACTGACGATCCGGGCGGTGATCCTGTCGCAGAGGCCTACGCAAGCCGACAGAGCGACGCACTGACCACGATGCCCTCGCGATTGGTGGCGTTGCCAACCATTCATGTGCCCCTCATCGCCAGCAACCTTACGGGACTCGACGCCTTGCGAGTGTTCGCGGCCGCGATGATGGCGCCCCTGAGTCCAGCGTCTGCGCCCGCGAACGCAACGATGTTGACGTCAGGCCGTTCAACGTCAACGCCATCACCGGTGACGCATGCGCCTGCCGGTTCGACTGGCATCGACACGGACATTACTGCCAACTCGGCAATCGCAGGCTACGGCCAACTCCGCGAGCTTGTCGCGCAGATCGCCGCTGATGGCCACGGGGTGGTGATGACCATGGGGAAAGGTGGGGTGGGAAAAACCACCTTGGCCGCATCGCTGGCGCTGGCGCTGGCGCGCGCTGGCCGTCGCGTGCATTTGTCTACCACCGATCCCGCCGCCCATGTGGAGGCAGCCGTTGGTGCCGACGTGCCGACCGCCCTTATTGTAAGTCGAATCGATCCAGTGGTCGAAACGGCGCGATACAGCGCCGACGTGATCGGCGCCGCCGACATGGCCGCTGCCGCAGTTGGCGGATTGGATATCAATGAGCGCGCACTTCTGGAAGAAGACCTGCGGTCTCCATGCACCGAGGAGATTGCGGTGTTTCGCGCGTTCGCACGAACCGTGGCCGAGGCCGGAGATGCGTTCGTCGTGCTGGACACCGCACCCACTGGACACACGTTGTTGCTGCTGGACGCCGCCGAGAGCTATCACCGTGAAGTCGCGCGCACCGCGGGATCTCACGTGCCGGAGGAAGTGCGCGCGTTGCTGCCGCGACTGCGTGATGCGCGCTACACGAAGATGTTGCTGGTGACCCTCGCCGAGTCCACACCGGTGCAGGAGGCGTCACGTTTGCAGGATGACTTGCGACGCGCTGGGATTGAGCCGTATGGCTGGGTGGTGAACGCCAGCCTGGCCGCCAGCGGCACGCAGCATCCGCTGCTGGCGGCGCGTGCGCAGTTGGAGCTGCCGCACCTCGCGCGGGTGCGCGACGAGCTGGCCGCGCGCGCGTGGATTACTCCGTGGACAGCAACACCGGAGCGCTAA
- a CDS encoding zf-TFIIB domain-containing protein, translating to MAIESKPSKNEEEYFARVDAELRKALRQKADAERAERVAAERNKCPRDGATLVAKVTNHVTIDQCPQCDGIWLDKGELEILAAGNAEHTGFVGSLLNIFK from the coding sequence ATGGCGATCGAGTCAAAGCCCAGCAAGAACGAGGAAGAATATTTCGCGCGCGTCGACGCGGAACTCCGCAAGGCGCTGCGACAGAAGGCCGACGCGGAGCGTGCGGAGCGTGTAGCCGCCGAACGCAACAAGTGCCCACGCGATGGTGCCACGCTGGTGGCCAAAGTCACCAATCATGTCACCATCGATCAGTGCCCGCAGTGCGATGGTATCTGGTTGGACAAGGGTGAACTCGAGATTCTCGCGGCCGGCAATGCGGAACACACCGGATTTGTCGGCTCGCTGCTGAACATTTTCAAGTAA